CGCCGGCGCTCGGTGCGGGTCTCCGACCCCGCCGTTCGACCCGACGCTCGCCTCCCTTGGACACCGCCGCCTACGCCAGGCTGGCGTGGGAGACCTGCGGTCGGGTCGAACGGCGGGGTCGGAGACCCGCGCCGAGCGCCGGTCGACCTCGTGGACGCGGTTTTTCGTCCCCGGCTTTGATCTGGGGCACACCACTTTTCCCCAATTCCTGCTATACTTTGCAGATAGATCCTCCTTCGGAGACGCCCGTGACGCTCATCGAAGTCCTGCTCGCGATCTTTCTTCCTCCGGTCGCCGCCTTCATGAAGGTGGGGCTCGGGGCGCAATTTTGGATCAACATCCTGTTGACACTGCTCGGCGGACTGCCCGGCATCGTCCACGCGCTGTGGCTGGTCGCCCGCAAGTCATAGAGGTTGGGGGGTATTCTCCCTATGGCTACTTTCGACCTGATTCTGCGGACCGGCGGGTGCTTACACCCCACAGCGGGAGACCCGTCGGAATTCGCTTCCGAATACGACGGGCTCTTGACCTGCCGGTCGGACGAGGGGATTGTCACCAACGTCGGCCGTATCCACGCCATCAAACTCCACGCTGCCCTCGCGGCGGAACACCACGCGTCGCTCCTCGAACTCTGCGACGCGCACAGCGACGAACTCTTCGTCCTTTATGCCCTCCTGTACGAGCCGA
This is a stretch of genomic DNA from Fimbriiglobus ruber. It encodes these proteins:
- a CDS encoding YqaE/Pmp3 family membrane protein, producing MTLIEVLLAIFLPPVAAFMKVGLGAQFWINILLTLLGGLPGIVHALWLVARKS